A genomic window from Hominilimicola fabiformis includes:
- a CDS encoding copper amine oxidase N-terminal domain-containing protein, translating to MKKFISLMICVAMILSSVGAMADSDSLIVNTVKVNVSSGSVTLNDEGMSVSAAPYVNQNGDTMVDMYALVNALGGEITEKDGVYSVTYDDVEIKYTLNSTEVDVAGQTLTISSAVTISDNGTVMAPLRFVSESLGADVTYNSESGEIVIVSAGGLDSGVNYKLLFKYTEKEKIGNSKEHWRFTKTDNFDMSESSYGSSYRFSMNDISFTLRSQKNDGTSSLEQYYLSMQKSYLSSYNRNVMYDKGKGEHNGVEYVYTKYRRLDTVTEAYAYKTDEYFCFITIQRSFENFETAKENTDVTAFLNSLEFDYKGGDEENTVDVAEIGLEKQLAGEEKSEYVDGNYRWSIKLNEDWSVNEYYGFYNKVTVIKPTSIETDDNFNYGYGYDYDDMYYYSSYSSVRDPLIMISTYSNPNRQSAADWAKKNRDDYEKTVNSEKYKISEIKETQIGQIKAYYFEENYSEDENEYVEKTYYMNYGDFRYKINLGYDKREEEAEGFKESADAVIKSFVPGEININELGDALESDSDIDALNVLNEFKGDIFSINYPCLWNISETDTGLLLAKDRSKNGMDTTGLLSVIFPNFSLMLSAADGSSLRAEKTSLSYYDDKLNKSTYTLEEYMYKNIAGMLNSSSSYLNISMPNEIEEVTLMGKKGYKADLVLTINGVNNVYYTMYFIPYDSENLITVIKACNESEKNTVYENALDKALNSLKLS from the coding sequence ATGAAAAAGTTTATTTCTTTGATGATATGTGTGGCGATGATATTGTCGTCAGTCGGCGCTATGGCGGATAGTGACAGCCTTATAGTGAATACTGTTAAGGTGAACGTAAGTAGTGGCAGTGTTACGCTAAACGATGAGGGAATGTCTGTTTCAGCCGCACCGTATGTCAATCAAAACGGTGATACAATGGTTGATATGTATGCGCTGGTAAATGCACTCGGCGGCGAAATAACCGAAAAAGACGGAGTTTATTCGGTGACTTATGATGATGTTGAAATTAAGTACACATTAAATTCAACGGAAGTTGACGTTGCAGGACAGACGTTGACTATAAGTTCAGCTGTTACAATCAGTGATAACGGAACTGTAATGGCACCGTTGAGATTTGTTTCGGAGTCGCTTGGTGCAGACGTAACATACAACAGCGAAAGCGGAGAAATTGTAATTGTTTCGGCAGGCGGTCTGGATTCGGGAGTGAATTACAAGCTGTTGTTTAAGTATACCGAGAAAGAAAAAATAGGTAATTCAAAGGAACATTGGCGCTTTACAAAGACAGATAATTTTGATATGTCCGAGAGCAGTTACGGCAGTAGTTACAGATTTTCAATGAATGATATATCATTCACATTAAGAAGTCAGAAAAACGACGGAACCAGTTCTTTAGAACAATATTATCTTTCAATGCAAAAATCATATTTATCAAGTTACAACCGAAATGTAATGTATGATAAAGGAAAGGGCGAGCATAACGGCGTTGAGTATGTGTATACAAAGTACAGAAGACTTGATACTGTGACAGAGGCATATGCTTATAAAACAGACGAGTATTTTTGTTTTATAACAATACAGCGAAGTTTTGAAAACTTTGAAACTGCCAAAGAAAATACTGATGTTACTGCGTTTTTGAATTCGCTTGAATTTGATTATAAAGGCGGCGACGAAGAAAATACAGTTGATGTAGCCGAAATAGGTCTTGAAAAACAGCTTGCGGGAGAGGAAAAATCGGAATATGTAGACGGAAATTACAGATGGAGTATCAAATTAAATGAGGATTGGTCTGTAAACGAATACTACGGTTTTTACAATAAAGTGACAGTCATAAAACCGACAAGCATTGAAACGGACGATAATTTTAATTACGGCTATGGTTACGATTATGACGATATGTATTATTACAGTTCGTATTCAAGTGTAAGAGATCCTCTGATTATGATTTCTACATATTCTAATCCGAATAGGCAGTCTGCCGCAGATTGGGCAAAAAAGAACCGTGATGATTACGAAAAGACCGTTAATTCTGAAAAATATAAAATATCCGAAATAAAAGAAACTCAAATCGGACAGATTAAAGCATATTATTTTGAGGAGAATTATTCGGAGGACGAAAATGAGTATGTCGAAAAAACGTATTATATGAATTACGGTGATTTTAGATATAAAATTAATCTCGGATATGATAAGAGAGAAGAAGAGGCGGAGGGATTTAAGGAAAGTGCTGACGCAGTTATAAAGTCGTTTGTGCCTGGAGAAATAAATATAAATGAATTGGGCGACGCACTTGAAAGCGATAGTGATATTGACGCGTTGAACGTACTAAATGAATTTAAAGGCGATATTTTCAGTATCAATTATCCTTGTTTGTGGAATATAAGCGAAACAGATACGGGATTACTGTTGGCAAAGGATCGTTCTAAGAATGGAATGGATACAACGGGATTACTGTCGGTGATTTTCCCTAACTTTTCTCTTATGTTAAGTGCGGCTGACGGCAGTTCATTGCGTGCAGAAAAGACGTCGTTGTCATATTACGACGATAAATTAAATAAAAGCACATATACTTTGGAAGAATATATGTATAAAAATATTGCAGGAATGCTTAACAGTTCAAGTTCATATTTGAATATTTCAATGCCGAATGAAATTGAAGAAGTAACATTGATGGGCAAAAAGGGATATAAAGCTGATCTTGTTTTAACGATTAATGGTGTTAATAATGTGTATTATACAATGTATTTTATCCCATATGACAGTGAAAATCTGATTACGGTAATAAAAGCGTGCAATGAAAGTGAAAAGAATACAGTTTACGAAAATGCTTTGGATAAGGCATTGAATAGTTTGAAACTTTCGTAA
- a CDS encoding DUF6514 family protein, translating into MDNEILYKSLKKESEVYICLDYYIIPESISADYCDLKCYGIKIEKTTVYAGGGKIVESKQINNIFYRYKDATEFSDTIIKKRIEPQGLRDIVENYIIESIDRARQSA; encoded by the coding sequence ATGGATAATGAGATTTTGTACAAAAGTTTAAAAAAGGAAAGTGAGGTTTACATTTGTTTGGATTATTATATTATACCCGAGAGCATATCGGCAGATTATTGTGATTTAAAGTGCTACGGAATTAAGATAGAAAAGACAACCGTGTATGCAGGCGGAGGTAAAATAGTGGAAAGCAAGCAGATAAATAATATTTTTTACCGATACAAAGACGCAACGGAATTTTCTGATACCATTATAAAGAAACGTATCGAACCGCAGGGACTTCGTGACATTGTGGAAAATTATATAATAGAAAGTATTGACAGAGCAAGACAAAGTGCATAA
- a CDS encoding acyl-CoA dehydratase activase-related protein, whose amino-acid sequence MSRLHMGIDVGSTTVKVVVLDENNNTLFAEYRRHFSDIKSTVKGLFAEVKEVVKNEQFTVVITGSGGLLLSKMLDLPFVQEVIANKTAIKTFMPETDVVIELGGEDAKILYLSGGLEQRMNGTCAGGTGSFIDQMSILLKTDADGLNALAEKHTIIYPIAARCGVFAKSDVQPLLNEGAAREDIAASILQAVVTQTISGLAQGRPIKGNIVFLGGPLHFLPQLRRQFEETLKDNAKSFKTPENAQLFVAIGAALMYEDKTSDIDTLISQLANAKSVDAEITRMRKLFETEEERKEFFDRHGKDVARRKDISTANGPVFLGLDIGSTTIKAALINEDGDILYDYYSKNEGSPITCGIKILRELYSKLPKSAYIANACTTGYGELLLKTAFRIEEGEIETIAHYKAANYFSPGVDFIIDIGGQDMKCMKIRNGVIDSIMLNEACSSGCGSFIQTFAESLGLDTISFSQEALVADNPVDLGTRCTVFMNSRVKQAQKEGATVGDISAGLSYSVVRNALYKVIKLRDPEQMGTNIVVQGGTFNNNAILRCFELLTGKNVVRPDIAGIMGAFGSALIAKERWNGGECDILRVDELDSFTFDTSLTRCQKCNNHCQLTITKFSDGSQFVSGNRCERGAGLEKAKKQMPNLYDYKYKRAFAYKPLKAENAPNGVIGIPRVLNIYENYPLWFTFFTELGFSVRISGRSTHDLYEKGIDSIPSESACYPAKLVHGHIQDLIDKGIKTIFYPCIPYEQIEYSDAGNHFNCPMVTSYPEVIYNNMDVVRQSDINFLYPFINLADKPSFKRQMMKALHDYGFTKTEIDNASEKAFAELQHYKQDIRNKGEEVLKWLDEHDERAIVLAGRPYHIDPEINHGIPDMITSLGFAVLTEDSVAHLGHLERDIRVVDQWAYHTRLYESAAQVIKNPRLELIQLNSFGCGLDAVTTDQVQEILQSHEKIYTTLKIDEVSNLGTARIRVRSLKAAVKERDDNDFIPHKIDDYTINRVKFTEEERKKHTIIFPQMSPTHFGLFEAVMRANGYNALVLEHATAEDVEAGLKSVNNDACYPSIMVTGQLVNAFTSGKCDPNNTSVMITQTGGGCRATNYIAFLRKALKEAGYPNVPVISLNVSGLEGNPGFKITPKLVDGLLKACTWGDLLLAVTLRIRPYEVNEGETNAVHEKWQKRLYSDIINNNRKQLKLKKVIDEIIADFDAIEIDETVKKPKVGVVGEILVKFHPDANNNIIDVIESEGGEAVMPGLADFMLYCLYNNNFKRDNLGSKRSTAALCNLAIWGIESFRKHMAKVMNENPKFRTRSPKHIADIAEGAKHVLQLGHCTGEGWFLTGEMIELINSGVPNIACVQPFACLPNHVTGKGMIKELRRQYPQANIVAVDYDPGASEVNQLNRIKLMLAVAFENMKKDEMYDSVMPKKTEVRETVKIEK is encoded by the coding sequence ATGAGTAGACTACATATGGGTATTGATGTAGGCTCAACAACAGTTAAAGTTGTTGTGCTTGATGAAAACAATAATACTTTATTTGCAGAATACAGACGTCATTTTTCAGATATAAAAAGCACCGTTAAAGGCCTTTTTGCAGAAGTCAAGGAGGTTGTCAAAAACGAACAGTTCACTGTTGTTATAACAGGTTCGGGCGGTCTTTTACTTTCAAAAATGCTTGATTTGCCTTTCGTACAGGAGGTTATAGCAAACAAAACAGCTATAAAAACATTTATGCCTGAAACAGATGTTGTTATTGAACTTGGCGGTGAGGACGCAAAAATCCTTTATCTTTCGGGCGGACTTGAGCAAAGAATGAACGGCACTTGTGCCGGCGGTACAGGTTCTTTTATTGACCAAATGTCTATACTTTTAAAAACAGATGCAGACGGCCTTAATGCACTTGCAGAAAAGCACACTATTATTTACCCTATCGCCGCCCGTTGCGGTGTTTTCGCAAAATCGGACGTTCAGCCGCTTTTAAACGAGGGTGCGGCACGTGAAGATATTGCCGCGTCAATTCTTCAAGCCGTTGTAACTCAGACAATCAGCGGTCTTGCACAAGGCAGACCTATAAAGGGCAATATCGTATTTCTTGGAGGACCTTTGCACTTCTTACCTCAGCTAAGACGTCAGTTTGAGGAAACTTTAAAGGACAATGCGAAGTCTTTCAAAACTCCTGAAAACGCACAGCTGTTCGTGGCAATCGGTGCGGCACTTATGTACGAAGACAAGACTTCCGACATAGACACACTTATTTCACAGCTTGCAAACGCAAAATCGGTTGACGCCGAAATCACGCGTATGCGCAAGCTGTTTGAAACAGAGGAAGAACGCAAGGAATTTTTCGACAGACACGGCAAAGACGTTGCAAGACGTAAGGATATTTCAACCGCAAACGGTCCTGTATTCCTTGGTCTTGACATCGGTTCAACGACTATCAAAGCCGCACTTATTAACGAGGACGGCGATATTCTTTATGATTATTACAGCAAAAACGAAGGCAGTCCTATTACCTGCGGTATAAAAATACTTCGTGAATTGTATTCAAAATTGCCGAAATCGGCTTATATCGCAAATGCCTGTACAACAGGTTACGGCGAACTTTTGTTAAAGACTGCTTTCAGAATTGAAGAAGGCGAAATTGAAACTATCGCCCACTACAAAGCCGCAAATTATTTTTCACCGGGTGTTGATTTTATCATCGACATCGGCGGTCAGGATATGAAATGTATGAAAATCAGAAACGGCGTAATCGACAGCATTATGCTTAACGAGGCCTGTTCATCGGGCTGTGGTTCATTCATTCAGACATTTGCGGAAAGTTTGGGACTTGATACAATATCATTCTCACAAGAGGCACTTGTGGCAGACAATCCCGTTGACCTTGGTACGCGTTGTACGGTGTTTATGAATTCGCGTGTTAAACAAGCCCAAAAAGAGGGTGCGACTGTCGGTGACATCAGTGCAGGTCTTTCCTATTCCGTTGTCAGAAACGCTCTTTACAAGGTTATAAAACTTCGTGACCCCGAACAAATGGGTACTAATATCGTTGTTCAAGGCGGTACTTTCAACAACAATGCTATACTTCGTTGTTTTGAACTTTTGACAGGTAAAAATGTTGTCCGTCCGGATATTGCAGGTATTATGGGTGCGTTCGGTTCGGCACTTATCGCAAAAGAACGTTGGAACGGCGGTGAATGTGATATTCTTCGTGTTGATGAACTTGATTCGTTCACATTCGATACTTCACTTACACGTTGTCAAAAGTGTAACAACCACTGTCAGCTTACAATAACAAAATTTTCTGACGGAAGTCAGTTTGTATCCGGTAACCGTTGTGAACGCGGTGCCGGACTTGAAAAAGCCAAAAAGCAAATGCCTAATCTTTATGATTATAAATACAAACGTGCATTTGCATACAAGCCGTTAAAGGCAGAGAATGCACCGAACGGTGTTATCGGTATACCGCGTGTGCTTAATATATACGAAAATTATCCGCTATGGTTTACATTCTTTACTGAGCTTGGTTTCTCCGTAAGAATTTCCGGCAGAAGTACGCACGACCTTTACGAAAAAGGTATCGACTCGATACCGAGTGAAAGTGCTTGCTACCCTGCAAAACTTGTACACGGTCACATTCAAGACCTTATCGACAAGGGCATAAAAACGATTTTTTACCCTTGTATTCCGTATGAGCAGATAGAATATTCGGACGCAGGCAATCACTTCAACTGTCCTATGGTAACATCTTATCCGGAGGTTATCTACAACAATATGGACGTTGTGCGTCAAAGCGATATTAACTTCTTGTATCCGTTCATCAATCTTGCCGACAAGCCGTCGTTTAAACGTCAAATGATGAAAGCGTTGCACGATTACGGCTTTACAAAAACAGAAATTGACAACGCTTCTGAAAAGGCTTTTGCCGAACTTCAGCATTACAAGCAAGACATCAGAAATAAGGGTGAAGAAGTTTTGAAGTGGCTTGACGAACACGATGAACGTGCTATCGTACTTGCCGGCAGACCGTATCATATCGACCCTGAAATCAATCACGGTATTCCGGATATGATTACATCACTCGGCTTTGCCGTTCTTACAGAGGACAGCGTTGCACATCTCGGTCATCTTGAACGTGATATCAGAGTTGTTGACCAATGGGCATACCATACAAGACTTTACGAATCAGCGGCACAGGTTATCAAAAATCCGCGTCTTGAGCTAATTCAGCTTAATTCGTTCGGCTGCGGTCTTGACGCAGTTACGACCGACCAAGTACAGGAAATTTTGCAGTCACACGAAAAGATTTATACGACATTGAAAATAGATGAGGTTTCAAATCTCGGTACTGCAAGAATAAGAGTTCGTTCGCTTAAAGCGGCAGTCAAGGAACGTGACGATAACGACTTTATTCCGCATAAAATTGATGATTACACAATTAACAGAGTTAAGTTTACAGAGGAAGAACGCAAAAAGCATACTATAATCTTCCCTCAAATGAGTCCTACCCACTTCGGACTTTTCGAGGCGGTTATGCGTGCAAACGGTTACAATGCACTTGTGCTTGAACACGCAACGGCAGAGGACGTTGAAGCTGGTTTAAAGAGCGTTAATAACGACGCTTGTTATCCGTCAATTATGGTAACAGGTCAGCTTGTCAATGCGTTTACAAGCGGCAAATGTGACCCGAACAACACTTCCGTTATGATTACACAAACAGGCGGCGGCTGTCGTGCGACTAACTATATCGCCTTTCTTCGTAAGGCGCTTAAAGAGGCAGGCTATCCGAATGTTCCCGTAATTTCGCTTAACGTGTCGGGACTTGAGGGCAATCCCGGATTTAAGATTACTCCGAAGCTTGTTGACGGTCTTTTAAAGGCTTGTACTTGGGGCGACTTATTGCTTGCCGTTACACTTCGTATCCGTCCTTACGAGGTAAACGAGGGCGAAACAAATGCGGTACACGAAAAGTGGCAAAAGCGTTTGTACAGCGATATTATTAATAATAACCGTAAACAGCTTAAACTTAAAAAGGTTATTGATGAAATAATCGCAGACTTTGACGCAATCGAAATTGACGAAACAGTCAAAAAGCCAAAAGTCGGTGTAGTCGGTGAAATTCTTGTTAAGTTCCACCCTGACGCGAATAACAATATTATTGATGTTATTGAGTCGGAGGGCGGTGAGGCAGTTATGCCGGGACTTGCGGACTTTATGCTTTATTGTTTGTATAACAACAACTTCAAGCGTGATAATCTTGGTTCTAAACGTTCAACCGCCGCACTTTGCAATCTTGCAATTTGGGGTATTGAAAGTTTCAGAAAGCATATGGCAAAGGTTATGAATGAAAATCCTAAGTTCCGTACGCGTTCACCGAAACATATCGCGGATATTGCCGAGGGTGCAAAGCACGTTTTACAGCTTGGTCACTGCACAGGTGAGGGTTGGTTCCTGACAGGCGAAATGATTGAGCTTATAAATTCGGGTGTTCCGAATATTGCTTGTGTTCAGCCGTTCGCTTGCTTGCCTAACCACGTTACAGGTAAGGGTATGATTAAGGAACTTCGCAGACAGTACCCGCAAGCCAATATCGTTGCGGTTGACTACGACCCGGGTGCAAGTGAAGTTAATCAGCTTAACCGTATTAAACTTATGCTTGCAGTCGCTTTTGAAAATATGAAAAAAGACGAAATGTATGACTCCGTTATGCCAAAGAAAACAGAAGTAAGAGAAACTGTTAAAATAGAAAAGTAA
- a CDS encoding YbaB/EbfC family nucleoid-associated protein: protein MGKYKGFAGSGMNANKNMSNVIKQAQKMQAEMEKVQEELEDKVVEGTAGGGAVTATANGKKEILSLKISPDAVDPEDIETLEDLVMVAVNDAVKKADDMMAEGMSAVTGGINIPGLF from the coding sequence ATGGGAAAATACAAAGGTTTTGCAGGTTCAGGAATGAACGCTAATAAGAATATGAGTAACGTTATCAAGCAAGCTCAAAAAATGCAGGCTGAAATGGAAAAGGTTCAGGAAGAACTTGAAGATAAGGTTGTTGAAGGTACAGCTGGCGGCGGTGCAGTTACAGCTACCGCTAACGGCAAGAAAGAAATTCTTTCACTTAAAATCAGTCCTGACGCTGTTGATCCTGAAGATATTGAAACACTTGAGGACCTTGTTATGGTCGCAGTCAACGATGCAGTCAAAAAGGCTGACGATATGATGGCTGAAGGTATGAGTGCCGTTACAGGCGGAATTAATATTCCGGGCTTATTCTAA
- a CDS encoding trypsin-like peptidase domain-containing protein, translating to MKRKIVFACMISALLLSQTAMAAPNVEVNGTQIDTDAVIIDDKTYVPLRGVFEAAGAEVSWNEETQTAGINISNSLSDDELIPSVIESVSPSVVGIIGRGKTESYYGSQEGIMSGSGVIIKTGGEILTNAHVVKNMNTILVVMNDGKGYEAQLKYIDEDTDLAIVKIKKIGLPVVKFANSEDIVVGKQVIAIGTPITFSLRNSATVGHISGLNRSVGEPYRLVQTDTAITHGNSGGALINMNGELVGITSSGYSGTNTNFAVPVDTVKYVLNQFELYGKVRHISFGAEFQEDWLAELGVPSEAGLTIKGLEKSSPLAKASFKTGDVLVSVDDVAINSIVELNELMKNYLPGDTVKVGVKTNGEIKYADIVLDEKAKTE from the coding sequence ATGAAAAGAAAAATAGTTTTTGCGTGCATGATTTCTGCATTGCTTTTGTCGCAAACTGCAATGGCGGCACCGAATGTTGAAGTGAACGGAACGCAGATAGATACTGACGCGGTAATAATCGACGACAAAACGTATGTACCGCTTAGAGGTGTTTTTGAGGCCGCCGGAGCAGAGGTTTCATGGAACGAGGAAACGCAGACAGCAGGCATTAATATATCAAATTCGCTTAGTGATGATGAATTAATTCCTTCGGTGATTGAATCGGTAAGTCCGTCAGTGGTCGGAATTATCGGGCGCGGTAAGACGGAAAGCTATTACGGCTCGCAAGAGGGTATTATGAGCGGTTCGGGTGTTATAATAAAGACCGGCGGTGAAATTCTTACCAATGCACACGTTGTAAAAAATATGAACACGATTTTAGTTGTGATGAATGACGGAAAAGGCTATGAGGCGCAACTGAAATATATAGATGAAGATACAGACCTTGCGATTGTTAAAATAAAAAAGATTGGTTTGCCAGTTGTGAAATTCGCAAACAGTGAAGATATTGTTGTTGGTAAACAGGTTATAGCAATAGGAACACCGATAACGTTTTCATTGCGTAATTCCGCAACGGTAGGGCATATAAGCGGACTAAACAGAAGTGTCGGCGAGCCGTACAGACTTGTTCAGACAGATACGGCTATCACTCACGGAAATTCGGGCGGTGCACTTATTAATATGAACGGTGAGCTTGTTGGTATTACATCAAGCGGATATTCGGGTACAAATACTAATTTTGCAGTTCCTGTTGATACAGTTAAGTATGTACTTAATCAGTTTGAATTGTACGGAAAAGTCAGACATATATCATTTGGTGCAGAGTTCCAAGAGGACTGGCTTGCAGAGCTGGGAGTTCCGTCAGAGGCAGGACTTACAATAAAAGGGCTTGAAAAATCATCACCTCTTGCAAAGGCGTCGTTTAAGACCGGTGACGTGTTGGTTTCGGTCGATGATGTTGCGATAAACAGTATAGTTGAACTTAACGAATTGATGAAGAATTATCTTCCGGGCGATACTGTCAAAGTAGGTGTGAAAACCAACGGTGAAATCAAGTATGCGGATATAGTTCTTGACGAAAAAGCTAAAACGGAATAG
- the dnaX gene encoding DNA polymerase III subunit gamma/tau, with protein sequence MAHQAIYRKWRPMVFEDIVGQGHITQTLKNQILNDKIGHAYLFCGTRGTGKTTCAKVLSRAVNCLNPHDGSPCNECEVCKGILDGSILDVKEIDAASNNGVDNIREIRDDVRYVSTNAKYTVYIIDEVHMLSTGAFNALLKTLEEPPEHVIFILATTEAHKVPQTILSRCQRFDFKRIKPSDIILRMKEIAHGDKLNISEDAYELLGRLADGSMRDGLSILERVVSACGNSITAENITATLGISTAESIFQITDAIEKGDVNKIISVIDNIMSDGKDLRVFIDSLIKNFRDMLICKITEDSSAMLDYNAEDMVKLKALSDKMSFEKISHATSVLSDAQADTKWMKSPRIVYELALIKLARPEYDDSPSAVMDRLASLENKVKNGAVTDTSSLSERISNLEEKVKNGVTVQPTETVKKKEVTEKKKTSVRLYNPIPKEELTSDNPIVKVAKNWDNISRTMCNSAGYLKAALMNRNITIDSDGIILLFNPKEKGAYNIAAAYKDKMQVIFKRASGTDFAVKVAYENDIQEELIDFWNLPGGNGEVNEPIQVSDDPLDNLVANFGEIVENVDESEFTEYDSSKDNFSQSSLDDNNSEDDDNAPEEFLEGKELSPEDDNN encoded by the coding sequence ATGGCACATCAAGCTATTTACAGAAAATGGCGTCCTATGGTGTTTGAGGACATTGTCGGTCAAGGCCATATTACACAAACTTTAAAAAATCAGATTTTAAACGACAAAATCGGTCATGCTTACCTATTCTGCGGAACGCGCGGAACGGGTAAAACAACTTGTGCAAAGGTTTTGTCGCGTGCAGTAAACTGCCTTAATCCGCATGACGGAAGTCCTTGCAATGAATGTGAAGTATGCAAAGGCATTTTGGACGGCAGTATTTTGGATGTTAAAGAAATTGACGCGGCGTCAAACAACGGTGTCGACAATATCCGCGAAATCCGTGACGATGTGCGTTATGTTTCCACAAACGCAAAATACACGGTTTACATCATAGACGAGGTGCATATGCTTTCAACCGGTGCGTTTAATGCCCTTTTGAAAACACTTGAAGAACCTCCTGAGCACGTTATATTTATTCTTGCAACGACTGAGGCTCACAAAGTACCTCAAACGATTTTGTCAAGATGCCAAAGATTTGATTTTAAACGCATAAAGCCGTCGGATATTATACTTCGTATGAAAGAAATCGCACACGGCGACAAGCTTAACATATCGGAGGACGCATATGAGCTTTTGGGACGTCTTGCGGACGGTTCAATGCGTGACGGACTGAGCATACTTGAAAGAGTCGTTTCCGCATGCGGTAATTCGATTACCGCCGAAAATATAACGGCAACTCTCGGCATTTCAACTGCCGAATCAATATTTCAGATTACAGACGCCATTGAAAAAGGCGATGTAAATAAAATAATTTCCGTAATTGACAATATTATGTCAGACGGTAAAGATTTAAGAGTGTTTATCGACTCACTTATAAAGAATTTTCGCGATATGCTTATTTGTAAAATTACAGAAGATTCTTCCGCAATGCTTGACTACAATGCAGAAGATATGGTAAAATTAAAAGCGTTATCAGACAAAATGTCTTTTGAGAAGATTTCTCACGCAACATCGGTACTGTCCGACGCACAAGCCGATACTAAATGGATGAAGTCGCCTCGTATAGTATATGAGTTGGCACTTATCAAACTTGCCAGACCCGAATATGACGATTCACCGTCAGCGGTTATGGACAGGCTTGCGTCATTGGAAAACAAAGTTAAAAACGGTGCCGTTACCGATACTTCTTCCCTATCCGAAAGAATTTCAAATCTTGAGGAAAAGGTAAAAAACGGTGTAACGGTGCAGCCGACCGAAACGGTTAAAAAAAAAGAAGTAACCGAGAAGAAGAAAACTTCGGTCAGATTATATAACCCAATTCCGAAAGAAGAACTCACCTCCGACAATCCTATTGTCAAGGTTGCAAAGAATTGGGACAACATATCGCGAACGATGTGCAACTCGGCAGGTTACTTAAAAGCCGCTTTGATGAACAGAAATATAACCATTGATTCAGACGGTATTATACTTTTGTTCAACCCCAAAGAGAAAGGTGCTTACAATATTGCGGCAGCGTACAAGGATAAAATGCAGGTTATTTTTAAACGTGCGTCCGGTACAGACTTTGCGGTAAAGGTTGCATACGAAAACGACATACAAGAAGAACTCATTGATTTTTGGAACTTGCCCGGCGGCAACGGCGAAGTAAATGAACCGATACAAGTATCCGACGATCCCCTTGACAATCTTGTAGCGAATTTCGGTGAAATCGTCGAAAATGTAGACGAAAGCGAATTTACGGAATATGATTCCTCTAAGGATAACTTCTCACAGTCATCTCTTGACGATAACAATAGCGAAGATGATGACAATGCTCCCGAAGAATTTTTGGAAGGCAAAGAATTATCCCCTGAGGATGATAATAATTAA
- the recR gene encoding recombination mediator RecR: MHATVIENLIEKFEQLPGIGRKSAERIAFHILEHMSKEDAVSMSNIITEAKEKITLCPVCQNLTDTSPCKICSSPKRDNSVICVVESPEDVSAIEATNEFNGLYHVLHGSLSPMDGITPDDIKINELLLRLSDSTVKEVIMATNPTVNGTATAVYISKLLAPFDVKVTRIAHGIPIGSDLEYADKITLIKALEGRQTM; this comes from the coding sequence ATGCACGCAACAGTCATTGAAAATTTAATCGAAAAATTTGAACAACTTCCCGGCATCGGCAGAAAAAGTGCAGAAAGAATTGCTTTTCACATTCTTGAACATATGTCAAAAGAGGACGCAGTTTCAATGTCTAACATAATCACAGAGGCGAAAGAAAAAATTACGCTTTGCCCTGTATGTCAAAATCTGACCGATACATCACCGTGTAAAATATGTTCATCACCGAAACGCGATAATTCCGTTATATGTGTTGTCGAAAGTCCCGAAGATGTTTCGGCAATCGAGGCGACAAACGAATTTAACGGTCTTTACCATGTACTTCACGGGTCATTGTCCCCTATGGACGGTATAACCCCCGATGACATAAAGATTAACGAGCTTTTACTCCGTCTCAGCGACAGTACGGTTAAGGAAGTCATTATGGCTACCAACCCAACCGTAAACGGCACAGCAACAGCAGTCTATATCTCTAAACTTCTTGCTCCGTTTGACGTAAAAGTTACCCGTATCGCACACGGTATTCCGATAGGAAGCGACCTCGAATATGCCGATAAGATTACTCTTATAAAGGCTCTTGAGGGCAGACAAACTATGTAA